The following coding sequences are from one Musa acuminata AAA Group cultivar baxijiao chromosome BXJ1-6, Cavendish_Baxijiao_AAA, whole genome shotgun sequence window:
- the LOC135676611 gene encoding uncharacterized protein LOC135676611, translated as MLGVVAAALLLAGLVVFLVKFATADGDFTLTSRGAPKRDEVEGKVVWITGASRGIGEILANQFTNLGAKVILSARNAVELERVKSEIISKYPASRVEVLPMDLASGEESLKESVYKAESLFSSAGVDYMVHNAAFERPKRKALDETEEGLRATMNINVLGTITLTRLLAPYMLKRGRGHFVVVSSAAGKCPSPGQALYSASKHALNGYFHSLRSELCQEGIKVTIVCPGPIETSKTSETSSSGKSRSLEKRVPAERCAELIIVAATHGLKEAWISYQPVLFVMYLVQYMPTIGYWFMDLIGANRLDAAASKRSAYSWSLLFGHKKSA; from the exons ATGCTGGGTGTCGTCGCAGCCGCTCTCCTCCTCGCCGGCCTCGTGGTTTTCCTCGTCAAATTCGCCACCGCAGATG GGGATTTTACGTTGACATCGAGGGGTGCGCCGAAGCGCGATGAAGTGGAAGGCAAG GTTGTGTGGATTACGGGCGCAAGCCGTGGAATTG GGGAAATCCTTGCAAATCAATTCACCAATTTAGGAGCAAAGGTGATACTTTCTGCTCGTAATGCAGTGGAGCTTGAGcgggtcaaatctgaaatcatca GTAAATATCCTGCTAGTAGAGTTGAAGTGTTGCCTATGGATTTGGCATCTGGTGAAGAATCTCTCAAAGAATCAGTATATAAGGCAGAATCTTTGTTTTCTAGTGCTGGAGTTGATTATATGGTCCACAATGCAGCCTTTGAACGGCCT AAAAGAAAAGCTTTGGATGAAACCGAGGAAGGACTTCGG GCCACGATGAACATAAATGTCTTAGGGACAATAACTCTCACTCGCCTTCTGGCACCTTACATGCTTAAAAGAGGGAGAGGCCATTTTGTTGTG GTGAGTAGTGCAGCTGGAAAGTGTCCTTCACCAGGCCAAGCTTTATACTCTGCTTCCAAGCATGCTCTAAATGGATATTTCCATTCTCTACGTTCTGAG CTATGCCAGGAAGGGATTAAGGTGACCATTGTCTGCCCTGGGCCAATTGAAACATCAAAAACTTCTGAAACAAGTTCATCAGGAAAAAGTAGATCTTTGGAG AAGCGTGTGCCAGCAGAAAGATGTGCTGAGCTGATAATTGTTGCCGCAACCCATGGGCTAAAGGAAGCCTGGATATCATATCAG CCTGTGCTTTTTGTTATGTACTTGGTACAGTACATGCCGACCATTGGATATTGGTTTATGGACCTG ATTGGTGCAAACCGGCTGGATGCCGCAGCAAGCAAGAGAAGCGCATACAGTTGGAGTTTGCTGTTTGGTCATAAGAAATCAGCATGA
- the LOC103988688 gene encoding protein SHORT-ROOT-like has product MQNPHPHHRQASASCLLELDDPDATEKWAAELLRECARAISEKDSGKIHRLLWMLNELASPYGDCEQKLASYFLQALFCKATESGERCYKTSLSVAEMSHSFESTRKVILQFQEVSPWTTFGHAASNGAILEALEGEAKLHIIDISNTYCTQWPTLLEALATRNDDSPHLRLTVVATAGVGGFVMDEIGQRMGKFARLMGVPFEFRVIRDLSRLDELREEELGLREGEAVAVNCIGALRRVGVEQRQAFIRMLRTLRPRVVTVVEEEADFTSCSGEFAVCFDQCLRFYTTYLETLEESFPPTSNERLALERECSRSILRVLACDGDGVGDCERREKGSQWCGRLIEAFSSNSFSDDVVDDLKALLKRYRAGWSLMPAEGDASGLYLTWKQQPVVWACAWKP; this is encoded by the coding sequence ATGCAGAATCCACATCCTCACCACCGTCAGGCATCTGCTAGCTGCTTGCTGGAGCTCGACGATCCGGATGCCACCGAGAAGTGGGCCGCGGAACTCCTTCGAGAGTGTGCGAGGGCCATATCCGAGAAAGATTCAGGTAAGATTCATCGCCTGTTGTGGATGTTGAATGAGCTCGCATCCCCCTACGGAGATTGCGAGCAGAAGCTTGCATCGTATTTCCTGCAAGCTCTCTTCTGCAAAGCAACTGAGTCGGGAGAGCGTTGCTACAAGACGTCCCTCTCGGTGGCAGAGATGAGCCACTCTTTCGAGTCCACGAGGAAGGTCATCCTCCAGTTTCAAGAGGTAAGCCCTTGGACAACGTTCGGTCACGCAGCATCCAATGGCGCAATCTTGGAGGCTTTGGAAGGAGAAGCCAAGCTTCACATAATCGATATCAGCAACACCTACTGCACTCAATGGCCGACGTTACTGGAGGCCTTGGCCACCCGAAACGACGATAGTCCGCACTTGAGGCTGACAGTGGTTGCGACGGCCGGCGTCGGCGGATTCGTCATGGACGAGATAGGGCAGAGAATGGGGAAGTTTGCGAGGTTGATGGGAGTGCCATTTGAGTTCCGTGTGATACGTGATTTGTCGAGGCTAGATGAGCTGAGAGAAGAGGAATTAGGGTTGCGAGAGGGGGAGGCCGTCGCAGTGAACTGCATCGGGGCCCTGCGACGTGTGGGCGTCGAACAGAGGCAAGCCTTCATACGTATGCTGCGCACGTTACGCCCTCGGGTGGTCaccgtggtggaggaagaggctgACTTCACCAGTTGCAGCGGCGAGTTTGCCGTGTGCTTCGACCAGTGCTTGCGGTTCTACACCACGTACTTGGAGACGCTCGAGGAGAGCTTTCCGCCCACCAGCAACGAGAGATTGGCACTGGAAAGGGAGTGCTCCAGGAGTATTCTTAGAGTTCTCGCTTGTGATGGTGATGGGGTTGGAGACTGTGAGAGGAGGGAGAAAGGGAGCCAGTGGTGCGGAAGACTAATCGAGGCCTTCTCATCCAACAGCTTCAGCGACGATGTCGTCGACGATCTGAAGGCGTTGCTGAAGAGGTATCGGGCAGGGTGGTCGCTCATGCCGGCCGAAGGAGATGCCTCAGGCCTCTACTTGACGTGGAAGCAGCAACCAGTGGTGTGGGCTTGTGCTTGGAAGCCTTAG